In Ectothiorhodospiraceae bacterium 2226, a single window of DNA contains:
- a CDS encoding EF-hand domain-containing protein, which yields MAFKDKAALVLALSMFSGASMAAGMGGEDPGAGAGAGMDQPGMAEPGVGMNGEGTAELTGEDRDRFEQLDQAGTGEITREEAQADPQLSQQFDEIDRNQDGVIDESEFAQFMEEQDGAAPGVGEEPTTPGMDDPGVGGEPGTEPGGEPGGEPGMGGGGL from the coding sequence ATGGCATTTAAGGACAAGGCTGCGCTGGTACTGGCGCTCTCGATGTTTTCCGGCGCTTCGATGGCGGCGGGCATGGGCGGCGAAGATCCGGGCGCAGGTGCGGGGGCTGGCATGGATCAGCCCGGCATGGCGGAGCCCGGCGTCGGCATGAACGGCGAGGGGACCGCTGAGCTGACCGGGGAGGACCGCGACCGCTTTGAGCAGCTGGATCAGGCCGGCACGGGAGAGATCACCCGCGAAGAGGCTCAGGCCGATCCGCAACTGTCTCAGCAGTTCGATGAGATCGACCGCAATCAGGACGGCGTGATCGACGAGTCCGAGTTCGCGCAGTTCATGGAAGAGCAGGATGGCGCCGCGCCCGGCGTGGGCGAGGAGCCGACCACCCCTGGCATGGATGACCCCGGCGTCGGCGGTGAGCCCGGCACGGAGCCTGGCGGTGAGCCCGGCGGCGAGCCCGGCATGGGCGGTGGCGGCCTGTAA